The region CTGTCTCGGAAATGTCTACCGGAGCAGGCCGCTTCTCTCCCTTTAGAAACAACTCCGCCAGTTTGGCCGCTGGTTCGATAACGTTCGTCTGAAACTGAGATACATCCGTACTGTCAACTAGATATAAGCTGCCGACTGCCTTGGGACCCTGATCCTGTAGGCGTCGCATCTGTTTAATGCGGATCCATTTCGTCTGGTAGTTTGCGTACCGCCTTGTAGCAGCCTTCATATCCTCCAAGCCCGCTAGTTTTAACTTTTGAATCTCTTTGGCGTCTTGGCCTGCTTCAACAGCTTGGAGATATGGCTCAAATTGTTTGTAGCCTATGGATTGCCATATTCCCTTTGTCATGTCCGTGATTTGACCTGTTTGGTCTATTTTCTTCTTGAAGTCGTATAATTCGTGGACTTCATCAAGCAACCCAGAATTGAGCATCTTGTCGCAACGAGCGTCGAGACGCTCTGTGAGAACTTGTTTGTCTGAATAGACCCAGAACAAGAGCTTCTCCCATGGGGTGGGCGGAACTTTGCCGCTGGCTATAGATGCTTTGCGCTCTTCTTGCTCTGCGTAGAATTTCGATGCAGGCTTCCCAGTCTGTAAATAGATTTCCAAGGAGCGCATGATTTTACGCCGGTCGTTGGGATGCCATTTGGCTGCCATGACGGGATCGCATTTCCGCAGCTCGTCTAGCAGAACTTCTGTTGGTTGTTCGAGAATTGGGAACGACCCGGTTTGCTGGACTTC is a window of Pochonia chlamydosporia 170 chromosome 5, whole genome shotgun sequence DNA encoding:
- a CDS encoding tRNA delta-isopentenylpyrophosphate transferase family protein (similar to Metarhizium acridum CQMa 102 XP_007813655.1) is translated as MATIKAPVKPLVVVLGSTGTGKSDLAVELATRFKGEIINSDAMQLYNGLPIITNKITPAEQKGIPHHLLGHIPLHDLPWDVEDYKREATKVISEIRSRGNLPILVGGTQYYVDPLLFSDVILDEVQQTGSFPILEQPTEVLLDELRKCDPVMAAKWHPNDRRKIMRSLEIYLQTGKPASKFYAEQEERKASIASGKVPPTPWEKLLFWVYSDKQVLTERLDARCDKMLNSGLLDEVHELYDFKKKIDQTGQITDMTKGIWQSIGYKQFEPYLQAVEAGQDAKEIQKLKLAGLEDMKAATRRYANYQTKWIRIKQMRRLQDQGPKAVGSLYLVDSTDVSQFQTNVIEPAAKLAELFLKGEKRPAPVDISETAKEVLSSAVELRPQETPIQRTCEVCRTVLVTEQAWQRHVQGAGHRRAVKKKARLALVSVDDKARGNTGNEAEAKSDASRESSPDIASIFSN